The Festucalex cinctus isolate MCC-2025b chromosome 12, RoL_Fcin_1.0, whole genome shotgun sequence genome segment CGTTGGCCGAATTGCTGTCAAGATTTTAAGTAAACCAAATTGAGTCCACTTTGGTTCACTTCAAAGTGGTCGTCGCCCTTTTGGACTGTCCATGTATacccaaaaaagaaaactagcTAACAACTTGAAGACTATAAAGTGTTTACATTGCAAGTAGTTTTGAAAGAAAAACCAGTTCTCTTTCAGATTCATTCCAGGTCTCATTGGGCGTATAGCAATAGAAAGCAGAAAGTGAAATAAACCTGGACCACATTGTGTTCACTTTGCCCCCGGAATTCCACTGTGAGGACTTGAGGCAAACCAAACTAAGAGCAGTTCACATTGAAAGTTCTTTTGAAAGCGGAACCAATTCTATTTCTGATCCAACGTGGTCTGATATGAATACAAAGTGAATGAACCCGGACCCTTTTTTGCTCACTTCGCACATAGGTTAACAGAACTGCACTGTGGAAGTGACCAGAACCGGATTGAGACATTAGGTGATCTCAAATTGGTTTGCTTAAATCCAGTTTGAGTGTTCACATATGCACATAAAATGCTGACTGATCATTCCGAGTTAATAAGAAGGCTAAATAGAACCATGTGTGAAAACACACTCCTAATCAGTCATCACATCAAATTTCACTTACACGTAGAGTACGCTTTGAACATACATGTTCAACTCTAACCTTTCGCTTAGCAGTGAGCGACGCTACTGAAATATTGATGCTCTCGTAATAATGTCCAATTTCCCGCTCGTGCACTCACACAGCCCGCATAGAATTCTCTTGAAAGCTGAGCCTGCTCGGCCTTGACCTTGGAATGCCAAGAATAGACGTCCCTGGCGTATCCGCTCTGCTTCGTGTGCACGCTCGCTGGCCACAACATTAAGTACACCTGCAATGTTTATGACAAGATCAAAATGGAGTCTTCATTTAACAGTGCAGACTGACCACCAAGTCTTTTTACAGTTACAGTCTGGAGGTGCTTTGTGCGACTAATGCTGTGTTTGTCTGTTCATTTTAAATTGTGAGATGTCATGGACATCCTGTATGATGAATGTCAAGGTGGCTCTTGCATTGGATCTAATgagggtgtacctaatgttctgTCCtctaatcaaacaaaacatgaatgtgAAATCGCAATACATTTCTCATTTTTTATGTCAATCATGTCGAGCTGAGTTGAAACCAATATCCACTTGATATTAGTTTCACGAACAAATTATAATGTTATGGAGGCGTCTGACAAAAATACAATGTGGTCATTCGAGAAGCGTTTCGTCATTTAAGTTATGTGTCGCTTTTTTTGACGAACGGTGTTTGTTTTCGATCAAAGCGTCCGTTGCCTGCCGTCTGGTCGGATACATTCTGTGTAGCTGTGTGGAAACGAGCGGGGAGCAAACAGTGGTTGCCATGGAGACTGGAGGCCACAGGTGGAGTCGCGACCCACTTGTGTCacgtctcctcctcctcccaatTGATGAATCACAGAGACGTCAAGGCACATCTTTTATCTCTGTGTTGCTAGGTCCTATTTTAAACATGTCTTGAGTATGCTTTTTTGTTATACATATACAGTGAACCCCTGCTATAATGTTGCACTATAAGTAATGCTGCTCTTTGTGTGTTTACAGCACCATCTATGCTAAATTGTCTTCTGACCTGTCTTGGCATTATATGTTCGCATTAAGCTAGTAAACTTTCGTAACTACAGTGACTCCTGCGAGTACGcggcaaaacaaaatatttctaaaaattctatttatatggtctatatatttttttcacctataaataaaatataaatagatAAACAGGAGTTCATTGTACACTCAGCCGTTGTGAATCCCATCATACGTGACTCATCCATGCAGCACCATGCAGTCTACTCAGTTCTGGCGTCAATGTTGAAAAAGAAAGCAGCAAGGTTTCCATGACAACAAAGAAGAGCATCACTTGGATTGATTGGCTCCTGAGCTCCTTTGTGCAGGCACTCCCAAAAAACCCCAAGGACCAGCCTCAGGATACAGGAGCAAAAGGTACATACAGATGACGGAAGGTGGGTTATGATCTTGTGCCCTACTTGAGCTTCACAGGCCAAGGCAGGCACGTCCGGAGTCCCAGCATGGAGGAGAAAACAATGGTGGGCCGGTGCTTCTTGAACTTAAGTCCCTTCTTCAAGCGCTGGCTACCCTCAGCCACGTAGATCTCGCTTTGCTGGGCGGCGGCCGACATCCTGGCCAGTCGCTCCCCGTGCATCACCACCTCCTGCTCGGAGCGCACGAACACCTCCCGGAGCTCCTCCAATCTCCGCTCCATCTCCCGTACGACCCGCTGGCGCTCCTCCACCTCCAGGAGGCGCCGGCGAGCCGCTTCGAACTCCATGCTGGAGCTCGGAGTCACCAGCTTGGAGGACGGCG includes the following:
- the LOC144031400 gene encoding uncharacterized protein LOC144031400; this translates as MEPHRGRIVTGAGEPQAAMKRRQTTPQDEDPAEDILQLRPHSPPSSSSSPHSPLSTMPASASALLALASPATRRSLSMGDFRRVTGAMLAASEPASASATAPSSKLVTPSSSMEFEAARRRLLEVEERQRVVREMERRLEELREVFVRSEQEVVMHGERLARMSAAAQQSEIYVAEGSQRLKKGLKFKKHRPTIVFSSMLGLRTCLPWPVKLK